One Beggiatoa leptomitoformis DNA segment encodes these proteins:
- the lptE gene encoding LPS assembly lipoprotein LptE — MLKSFTLYRQLFNLLTIVCLGLFLTACGFQLRGTIGYPMTTTYLQSENANRITAEVMRLLQDSQVTITAKPEEAQMLVILRNEIIERRVLSVSAVTGRLEEVELNFRVELEVQNPKDRSILQDKQVISLLRDYSFDETAVLAKDTEEQVIKEDMFRDATAQVLRRLQMLKLSAVSNKEK, encoded by the coding sequence ATGTTAAAGTCTTTCACGTTATATCGTCAATTATTTAATTTATTAACAATAGTTTGTCTTGGTCTTTTCCTGACAGCTTGCGGCTTTCAATTGCGCGGTACAATCGGTTATCCGATGACAACCACTTATTTACAATCAGAAAATGCTAATCGTATTACTGCGGAGGTGATGCGCTTATTACAAGATAGTCAAGTCACTATCACCGCAAAACCTGAAGAAGCACAAATGCTGGTTATTTTGCGTAATGAAATCATTGAACGACGAGTGTTATCTGTTTCCGCAGTAACGGGGCGTTTAGAAGAGGTGGAACTAAACTTTCGGGTGGAATTAGAAGTACAAAACCCTAAAGACAGAAGCATTTTGCAAGATAAGCAAGTCATTAGTTTATTAAGGGATTATAGTTTTGATGAGACGGCTGTATTAGCGAAAGATACTGAGGAACAGGTAATAAAAGAAGATATGTTTCGTGATGCAACTGCGCAAGTTTTACGGCGGCTACAGATGCTAAAACTGTCGGCAGTATCAAATAAAGAAAAATAA
- a CDS encoding IS5 family transposase (programmed frameshift): protein MSRRYALTDEQWSKLEPLLPGRKGHVGMTAKDNRLFIDAVLFRYRSGIPWRDLPERFGDFRVVHTRFSRWSKKGVWERVFKILSADADNEYAMIDSTIVRAHQHSSGGGADEAIGRSAGGLSTKINSVVDALGNPTLFFLTAGQASDLEGADALIPQIKANALLADKAYDADERVRDVLKQKSIEPVIPFRKNRLNPPDYDKALYKARYLIEHFFGKLKQYRAIATRYDKRARNFLSGVYLASTLILLA from the exons ATGAGTCGTCGCTATGCCTTAACCGATGAACAATGGTCAAAACTAGAACCGCTACTCCCTGGGCGTAAAGGACATGTCGGGATGACGGCTAAAGATAACCGCTTGTTTATTGATGCTGTTCTATTCCGTTATCGCAGTGGCATTCCTTGGCGCGACCTCCCCGAACGCTTTGGTGATTTCCGTGTCGTCCATACCCGCTTCAGTCGTTGGTCTAAGAAAGGTGTCTGGGAACGTGTTTTCAAGATACTAAGTGCCGATGCCGATAATGAATATGCCATGATAGACAGCACAATAGTTAGAGCGCATCAACATAGTAGTGGTGGTGGCGCAGATGAAGCCATTGGACGTAGCGCAGGGGGTTTAAGTACCAAGATTAACTCCGTTGTTGACGCACTGGGCAATCCGACCCTTTTTT TTTTGACTGCGGGACAGGCAAGCGACCTTGAAGGGGCTGATGCTCTTATTCCTCAGATAAAGGCAAACGCTTTATTGGCTGATAAGGCTTATGATGCTGATGAACGGGTTAGAGATGTTTTAAAACAGAAAAGCATAGAACCTGTGATTCCGTTCAGGAAAAATCGTTTAAATCCACCTGATTATGATAAAGCTCTTTATAAGGCACGTTATTTAATCGAGCATTTCTTTGGTAAATTAAAGCAATATCGTGCAATAGCTACACGATATGATAAACGCGCTAGGAATTTCTTAAGTGGGGTTTATTTGGCTTCTACCTTGATTCTTTTAGCTTGA
- a CDS encoding IS1 family transposase, translating into MLNCPSCKQRIERFNNMLRPCVSRLVRKTLSFSRACHQIVKNVIL; encoded by the coding sequence ATGCTAAATTGTCCTAGCTGCAAGCAACGCATTGAGCGATTTAATAACATGTTAAGACCGTGTGTTAGTCGCTTAGTGAGGAAAACCTTGTCTTTCTCTAGGGCGTGTCATCAAATAGTAAAAAATGTTATATTATAA
- a CDS encoding AIM24 family protein translates to MQGGHTVNVSLKPTETLFIHLGWLQYCPLEVTKRTRFLWSYRYPLLSYVANLKEMQALNLPAEVAEACITLGSKQDSHKHIISIELSEHKAVVLHPKYIIATRGDVHIKTRWILNRLHSWVTGRLRYIIFYGTGTIYVYGQGGISLERVEPQKRVRVDQHALIGSQANLTFTTIRNETFWGYYREKEALFDYHFMGDGIVIRQATVSNELIALANANPFMRIVNNFMTIIGKVLGF, encoded by the coding sequence TTGCAAGGTGGTCACACAGTAAACGTTAGTTTAAAACCGACAGAAACCTTATTTATCCATTTAGGTTGGTTACAATATTGTCCACTTGAGGTTACTAAAAGAACACGTTTTTTATGGTCTTATCGTTACCCATTATTGAGCTATGTTGCTAATTTAAAGGAAATGCAGGCATTAAATTTACCTGCTGAAGTAGCAGAAGCTTGTATTACATTAGGTTCTAAACAAGACTCTCATAAACATATCATTAGTATAGAGTTGAGTGAGCATAAAGCCGTTGTTTTACATCCTAAGTATATTATTGCTACGCGTGGCGATGTTCATATAAAAACCCGCTGGATATTAAATCGCTTGCATAGTTGGGTAACAGGCAGATTACGTTATATTATTTTTTACGGGACGGGAACAATTTATGTTTATGGTCAAGGAGGAATTAGCTTGGAGAGGGTTGAACCCCAAAAAAGAGTTCGTGTTGACCAACACGCATTAATAGGAAGTCAGGCTAATTTAACTTTCACCACGATTCGTAACGAAACATTTTGGGGCTATTATCGTGAGAAAGAAGCCTTGTTTGATTATCACTTTATGGGTGATGGCATTGTCATTCGTCAAGCAACGGTGTCTAACGAACTCATCGCATTAGCAAATGCTAATCCATTCATGCGTATAGTTAATAACTTTATGACAATTATTGGAAAAGTATTAGGTTTTTAA